From a region of the Sander lucioperca isolate FBNREF2018 chromosome 8, SLUC_FBN_1.2, whole genome shotgun sequence genome:
- the lacc1 gene encoding purine nucleoside phosphorylase LACC1 codes for MCEAVLLDLKHGCSPECRGAAPPEVSHVFLLRGKPSPEDVSGFSGAFQSACGGSVHVLDSGSTAESLYRLKQTVDRLQLSSIRVLTTAQGRDVLLLYQQLLFTAVYTFDYVTCPSCTGPAHTDSPGGGGGGVQEEVSVFVQQLPALKGEITVLKSTLIPDCFGHGFSTRRGGVSSIPTLSSLNLFSSSRRRDPVAVVTENRRRLAVHAGFHPQPLRLVKVNHGSDVWVVGSAEPESYDAMVTDQTGVVLAAPGADCMPVLFADPVSKVIGAAHAGWRGTLMGVAAATVDAMVKGFGCRASDIVVAVGPSVGACCYTMERETALGFQRVHPDCVADPESTRPHVDIRLANRILLQRAGVLPQHIHDHTDTGRPCVTPCTACHPEDFFSHVRDGLNFGTQLGFLWIREAAETL; via the exons ATGTGTGAGGCCGTGCTGCTGGATCTGAAACACGGCTGCAGTCCCGAGTGCCGCGGCGcggctccgccggaggtgtctCATGTTTTCCTGCTGCGCGGGAAACCTTCCCCGGAGGACGTCAGCGGCTTTTCAGGTGCGTTTCAGAGCGCGTGCGGGGGGAGCGTGCACGTGCTGGACTCCGGCTCCACCGCGGAGAGTTTGTACCGGCTCAAGCAGACTGTTGACCGGCTGCAGCTCAGCTCCATCCGGGTTCTTACGACCGCGCAG GGCCGGGACGTCCTGCTTCTCTACCAGCAGCTGCTGTTTACGGCAGTGTACACCTTCGATTACGTCACCTGTCCGAGCTGCACAGGCCCCGCCCACACGGACTcacctggaggaggaggaggaggagtccaGGAAGAAGTTTCCGTGTTTGTGCAGCAGCTGCCGGCGCTGAAAGGAGAAATCACAGTCCTGAAGTCCACTCTGATCCCAG aCTGTTTCGGTCATGGCTTCAGCACCCGTAGAGGGGGCGTGTCCTCCATCCCGACGCTGTCCTCCCTCAATCTGTTCAGCAGCAGCCGGAGGAGGGACCCCGTCGCCGTGGTGACGGAGAACAGACGCAGACTGGCTGTCCACGCCGGTTTCCACCCTCAGCCGCTGCGTCTGGTCAAG GTGAACCACGGCAGCGATGTTTGGGTTGTGGGCAGCGCTGAGCCGGAGAGCTACGACGCCATGGTAACGGATCAGACGGGCGTGGTGTTAGCCGCTCCGGGAGCCGACTGCATGCCCGTCCTGTTCGCTGACCCCGTGTCAAAGGTCATCGGAGCCGCTCACGCAG GTTGGAGAGGAACCCTGATGGGTGTTGCCGCGGCGACCGTGGATGCCATGGTGAAGGGGTTCGGTTGCCGGGCGAGTGACATCGTGGTTGCCGTGGGCCCGTCGGTGGGGGCGTGTTGCTACACGATGGAGAGAGAGACGGCGCTCGGCTTCCAGCGCGTCCACCCAGACTGCGTCGCTGACCCCGAGTCAACCCGGCCGCACGTCGACATCCGCCTCGCCAACAG GATTCTCCTCCAGCGTGCCGGCGTCCTGCCCCAACACATCCACGACCACACGGACACGGGGCGCCCCTGCGTGACGCCGTGCACCGCGTGTCACCCCGAAGACTTCTTCTCCCACGTCAGAGACGGACTCAACTTCGGGACCCAGCTGGGGTTCCTGTGGATCAGAGAGGCAGCAGAGACGCTCTGA
- the LOC116046635 gene encoding melanoma-associated antigen E1-like, with protein sequence MQEVNLHYLPSIHPGGLHHHSKYELCTFSFIILYSRKNNFHLKLCFLKQVAHLLATENQGPSSVPGPSGYPGPSGYPRPLDRVLQNHRGPQLQRGRQLQRGRQLHRGRQLHTVPQIHRGLETDTDSQDSSASQGPSDSHGPSDSHGPSDSQGPSDSQGPSASHGPSDSHGPSDSHGPSDSQGPSDSQGPSPSQGPSDSHSPSDSQGPSASQGPSASHGPSDSQGSSDSHGPSDSHGPSDSQGPSDSQGPSASQGPSASHGPSDSQGPSPSQGPSDSHSPSDSHGPSDSQGPSASQGPSASQGPSASQGPSASQGPSASQGPSASQGPSASQGPSASQGPSDSQDSSDSRGPSDSSEVAALIS encoded by the coding sequence ATGCAAGAGGTAAATCTACACTATCTACCATCTATCCACCCAGGAGGTTTACACCACCACAGCAAATATGAACtctgtacattttcttttattattctgTATTCCCGTAAAAACAACTTCCACTTGAAATTGTGTTTTCTCAAACAGGTGGCTCACTTATTGGCAACAGAGAATCAAGGTCCATCCAGTGTCCCAGGTCCATCAGGTTACCCAGGTCCATCAGGTTACCCACGTCCGTTAGACAGAGTCCTACAGAATCACAGGGGCCCTCAGCTTCAAAGGGGCCGTCAGCTTCAAAGGGGCCGTCAGCTTCACAGGGGCCGTCAGCTTCACACGGTCCCTCAGATTCACAGGGGCCTTGAGACTGACACAGATTCACAGGATTCCTCAGCTTCACAGGGGCCCTCAGATTCACACGGTCCCTCAGATTCACACGGTCCGTCCGATTCACAGGGGCCCTCAGATTCACAGGGGCCGTCAGCTTCACACGGTCCCTCAGATTCACACGGTCCCTCAGATTCACACGGTCCGTCCGATTCACAGGGGCCCTCAGATTCACAGGGGCCGTCACCTTCACAGGGGCCCTCAGATTCACACAGTCCCTCAGATTCACAGGGGCCGTCAGCTTCACAGGGGCCGTCAGCTTCACACGGTCCCTCAGATTCACAGGGGTCCTCAGATTCACACGGTCCCTCAGATTCACACGGTCCGTCCGATTCACAGGGGCCCTCAGATTCACAGGGGCCATCAGCTTCACAGGGGCCATCAGCTTCACACGGTCCCTCAGATTCACAGGGGCCGTCACCTTCACAGGGGCCCTCAGATTCACACAGTCCCTCAGATTCACACGGTCCCTCAGATTCACAGGGGCCATCAGCTTCACAGGGGCCGTCAGCTTCACAGGGGCCATCAGCTTCACAGGGGCCGTCAGCTTCACAGGGGCCATCAGCTTCACAGGGGCCGTCAGCTTCACAGGGGCCGTCAGCTTCACAGGGGCCGTCAGCTTCACAGGGGCCATCAGATTCACAGGATTCCTCAGATTCACGCGGTCCCTCAGATTCATCAGAAGTGGCAGCTTTAATATCGTAA